One segment of Panicum virgatum strain AP13 chromosome 3K, P.virgatum_v5, whole genome shotgun sequence DNA contains the following:
- the LOC120697045 gene encoding uncharacterized protein LOC120697045 isoform X2 — MATDWAWARRAWEKWAPKHVGPEGKQVQAALLLNYDPSGPSRLLPVIAEQEGIRLTAVDMQPFLDFVKRGNLQTEFFSIRTNQYLVTSIHENWFCARCVNSTKSGGEGAIVMQIGAYLLISIFLPNSHRYRNA; from the exons ATGGCGACGGACTGGGCGTGGGCGCGCCGGGCGTGGGAGAAGTGGGCCCCGAAGCACGTCGGCCCCGAAG GGAAGCAGGTCcaggcggcgctgctgctcaaCTACGACCCGTCCGGCCCGTCTAGGCTTCTTCCTGTCAT AGCGGAGCAAGAGGGAATACGACTTACAGCTGTTGATATGCAACCGTTCCTTGACTTTGTTAAGAGGGGTAATCTGCAGACTGAATTCTTCTCTATTAGGACTAACCAAT ATTTGGTCACCTCAATCCATGAAAACTGGTTTTGCGCCCGTTGTGTCAACAGCACAAAGTCAGGAGGTGAAGGAGCTATAGTTATGCAGATTGGAGCTTACTTGTTAATCTCTAT TTTTCTGCCAAATTCACACCGGTATCGTAATGCATAG
- the LOC120697045 gene encoding uncharacterized protein LOC120697045 isoform X1 — protein sequence MATDWAWARRAWEKWAPKHVGPEGKQVQAALLLNYDPSGPSRLLPVIAEQEGIRLTAVDMQPFLDFVKRGNLQTEFFSIRTNQYLVTSIHENWFCARCVNSTKSGGEGAIVMQIGAYLLISMYDGSLASASLAMVATDQFAVQFNRRTH from the exons ATGGCGACGGACTGGGCGTGGGCGCGCCGGGCGTGGGAGAAGTGGGCCCCGAAGCACGTCGGCCCCGAAG GGAAGCAGGTCcaggcggcgctgctgctcaaCTACGACCCGTCCGGCCCGTCTAGGCTTCTTCCTGTCAT AGCGGAGCAAGAGGGAATACGACTTACAGCTGTTGATATGCAACCGTTCCTTGACTTTGTTAAGAGGGGTAATCTGCAGACTGAATTCTTCTCTATTAGGACTAACCAAT ATTTGGTCACCTCAATCCATGAAAACTGGTTTTGCGCCCGTTGTGTCAACAGCACAAAGTCAGGAGGTGAAGGAGCTATAGTTATGCAGATTGGAGCTTACTTGTTAATCTCTAT GTATGATGGTTCCCTTGCTTCAGCTTCACTAGCAATGGTGGCAACTGATCAGTTTGCAGTCCAGTTTAACCGGAGAACTCACTAA
- the LOC120697044 gene encoding probable glucan 1,3-beta-glucosidase A isoform X2: MGCRGGVGLPLLVRRLCFAVLLCAPCLCSLSVAKRTPRPAVKPPPPPPPSQVPAPAPAYPALPVRAVCLGGWLVTEGWILPPLFSGIPNKDLLDGTQVQFKSALRKTYITADQGGGGAVLANRTQASDWETFKLWRINETTFNFRTPGGEFVGIGASDGIIVATATAPTLPETFQIVRCPFDKDRVRIKAANGYFVQAIATGEVIADYGEPTRWSDWDASVFLMTKVGQQLQGEYQLCNGYGTDKATPVLRDHWNTYIVEDDFKFIASSGLTAVRIPVGWWIASDPDPPAPYVGGSLQALDNAFKWAEKYKLGVIIDLHAAPGSQNPWEHSSSRDGTQEWGTTDANIAQTVQVIEFLASRYATSPSLFAVELMNEPLAPRATLDSLTRYYRDGYDAVRRHSPAAYVVMSNRLSSGNATELLQFAGGLRGAVIDVHYYTMFNSMFSNFTVQQNIDFVRTNFSGELAAITTQNGPLTFVEWKVPNATKEEYQKYAAAQMSVYGQATFGWSYWTVKNANNHWDLEWMIKNGYISLKG, encoded by the exons ATGGGTTGccgcgggggcgttgggctgcCGCTGCTCGTGAGGCGCCTCTGCTTCGCCGTGCTCCTGTGCGCCCCATGCCTCTGCTCCCTCTCCGTTGCCAAGAGGACGCCGCGGCCCGCGGTgaagccaccgccaccgccaccgccgtcgcaggtcccggcgccggcgccggcgtaccCGGCTCTCCCCGTCCGGGCGGTGTGCCTGGGCGGGTGGCTCGTCACCGAGGGATGGATCCTGCCGCCCCTCTTCAGCGGCATCCCCAACAAGGACCTCTTG GACGGGACGCAGGTGCAGTTCAAGTCGGCGCTGCGGAAGACGTACATCACCGCcgaccagggcggcggcggcgccgtgttGGCCAACCGGACGCAGGCCTCCGACTGGGAGACGTTCAAG CTGTGGCGGATCAACGAGACGACGTTCAACTTCCGGACGCCCGGCGGCGAGTTCGTGGGCATCGGCGCCAGCGACGGCATCATcgtcgccaccgccaccgcgccgaCGCTGCCGGAGACGTTCCAGATCGTGCGCTGCCCCTTCGACAAGGACAGGGTCCGGATCAAGGCGGCAAACGGATACTTCGTCCAG GCGATCGCTACCGGCGAGGTGATAGCGGACTACGGCGAGCCCACGCGGTGGTCGGACTGGGACGCCTCGGTCTTCCTCATGACCAAGGTCGGCCAGCAGCTGCAGGGGGAGTACCAGCTCTGCAATGGCTACGGCACCGACAAGGCCACACCCGTGCTCAGG GACCACTGGAACACCTACATAGTTGAGGACGATTTCAAGTTCATCGCGTCGAGCGGCCTGACAGCAGTGAGGATTCCAGTAGGGTGGTGGATCGCTAGCGACCCCGACCCTCCGGCTCCGTATGTTGGAGGCTCCCTGCAAGCCCTGGACAACGCCTTCAAATGGGCAGA GAAGTACAAGCTGGGCGTCATCATCGACCTGCACGCAGCTCCCGGGTCCCAGAACCCCTGGGAGCACAGCTCCTCCAGAGACGGTACGCAGGAGTGGGGAACAACCGACGCCAACATCGCACAGACCGTGCAAGTCATCGAATTCCTCGCATCCAG GTACGCGACGAGCCCGAGCCTGTTCGCGGTGGAGCTGATGAACGAGCCGCTGGCGCCCCGGGCGACGCTGGACAGCCTGACCAGGTACTACCGCGACGGCTACGACGCCGTGAGGAGgcactcgccggcggcgtacgtGGTGATGTCGAACCGGCTGTCGTCGGGGAACGCGACGGAGCTCCTCCAGTTCGCCGGCGGGCTCCGGGGGGCGGTCATCGACGTGCACTACTACACCATGTTCAACAGCATGTTCAGCAACTTCACCGTGCAGCAGAACATCGACTTCGTCAGGACCAacttctccggcgagctcgccgccatcACCACCCAGAACGGGCCGCTCACCTTCGTAG AGTGGAAGGTGCCGAACGCGACCAAGGAAGAGTACCAGAAGTATGCGGCGGCGCAGATGAGTGTGTACGGGCAGGCCACGTTTGGATGGTCCTACTGGACTGTCAAGAACGCCAACAACCACTGGGATCTGGAGTGGATGATCAAAAATGGATACATCTCGTTGAAAGGCTAG
- the LOC120700948 gene encoding RING-H2 finger protein ATL39-like: MFFSGFSYQHHELPGSSPGGHAAAPYDGGDDHNLTVLLTFGIFFSFILLYLVAGVIWASVATACAVALAFCYLKARRRAALRRGAAMRAAAARSRGDVAAVVVSAIPAFAYKREGAGGGGDATGWAQCVICLGLVQVGEVVRRLPACKHLFHVECIDMWLRSHSTCPICRAAVVPTDGQPEPEPPV; encoded by the coding sequence ATGTTCTTCTCTGGGTTCTCGTACCAGCACCACGAGCTGCCAGGTAGTAGCCCCGGCGGTCATGCTGCCGCTCCgtacgacggcggcgacgaccaCAACCTCACGGTGCTCCTCACCTTCGGCATCTTCTTCTCCTTCATCCTCCTCTACCTCGTTGCCGGCGTCATCTGGGCCTCCGTCGCCACCGCCTGCGCCGTCGCGCTCGCGTTCTGCTACCTCAAggcccggcggcgcgccgcgctGAGGCGTGGGGCGGCCATGCGAGCGGCAGCTGCCCGAAGCCGCGGAGatgtcgccgccgtcgtcgtgtcGGCGATCCCGGCGTTTGCGTACAAGcgggagggcgccggcggcggcggggacgcgaCGGGGTGGGCGCAGTGCGTGATATGCCTGGGGCTGGTGCAGGTCGGCGAGGTGGTGCGGCGGCTGCCGGCGTGCAAGCATCTGTTCCACGTGGAGTGCATCGACATGTGGCTGCGCTCCCACTCGACTTGCCCCatctgccgcgccgccgtcgtgcccACCGACGgccagccggagccggagccgccggtttga
- the LOC120697044 gene encoding probable glucan 1,3-beta-glucosidase A isoform X1 has product MGCRGGVGLPLLVRRLCFAVLLCAPCLCSLSVAKRTPRPAVKPPPPPPPSQVPAPAPAYPALPVRAVCLGGWLVTEGWILPPLFSGIPNKDLLDGTQVQFKSALRKTYITADQGGGGAVLANRTQASDWETFKLWRINETTFNFRTPGGEFVGIGASDGIIVATATAPTLPETFQIVRCPFDKDRVRIKAANGYFVQAIATGEVIADYGEPTRWSDWDASVFLMTKVGQQLQGEYQLCNGYGTDKATPVLRDHWNTYIVEDDFKFIASSGLTAVRIPVGWWIASDPDPPAPYVGGSLQALDNAFKWAEKYKLGVIIDLHAAPGSQNPWEHSSSRDGTQEWGTTDANIAQTVQVIEFLASRYATSPSLFAVELMNEPLAPRATLDSLTRYYRDGYDAVRRHSPAAYVVMSNRLSSGNATELLQFAGGLRGAVIDVHYYTMFNSMFSNFTVQQNIDFVRTNFSGELAAITTQNGPLTFVGEWVAEWKVPNATKEEYQKYAAAQMSVYGQATFGWSYWTVKNANNHWDLEWMIKNGYISLKG; this is encoded by the exons ATGGGTTGccgcgggggcgttgggctgcCGCTGCTCGTGAGGCGCCTCTGCTTCGCCGTGCTCCTGTGCGCCCCATGCCTCTGCTCCCTCTCCGTTGCCAAGAGGACGCCGCGGCCCGCGGTgaagccaccgccaccgccaccgccgtcgcaggtcccggcgccggcgccggcgtaccCGGCTCTCCCCGTCCGGGCGGTGTGCCTGGGCGGGTGGCTCGTCACCGAGGGATGGATCCTGCCGCCCCTCTTCAGCGGCATCCCCAACAAGGACCTCTTG GACGGGACGCAGGTGCAGTTCAAGTCGGCGCTGCGGAAGACGTACATCACCGCcgaccagggcggcggcggcgccgtgttGGCCAACCGGACGCAGGCCTCCGACTGGGAGACGTTCAAG CTGTGGCGGATCAACGAGACGACGTTCAACTTCCGGACGCCCGGCGGCGAGTTCGTGGGCATCGGCGCCAGCGACGGCATCATcgtcgccaccgccaccgcgccgaCGCTGCCGGAGACGTTCCAGATCGTGCGCTGCCCCTTCGACAAGGACAGGGTCCGGATCAAGGCGGCAAACGGATACTTCGTCCAG GCGATCGCTACCGGCGAGGTGATAGCGGACTACGGCGAGCCCACGCGGTGGTCGGACTGGGACGCCTCGGTCTTCCTCATGACCAAGGTCGGCCAGCAGCTGCAGGGGGAGTACCAGCTCTGCAATGGCTACGGCACCGACAAGGCCACACCCGTGCTCAGG GACCACTGGAACACCTACATAGTTGAGGACGATTTCAAGTTCATCGCGTCGAGCGGCCTGACAGCAGTGAGGATTCCAGTAGGGTGGTGGATCGCTAGCGACCCCGACCCTCCGGCTCCGTATGTTGGAGGCTCCCTGCAAGCCCTGGACAACGCCTTCAAATGGGCAGA GAAGTACAAGCTGGGCGTCATCATCGACCTGCACGCAGCTCCCGGGTCCCAGAACCCCTGGGAGCACAGCTCCTCCAGAGACGGTACGCAGGAGTGGGGAACAACCGACGCCAACATCGCACAGACCGTGCAAGTCATCGAATTCCTCGCATCCAG GTACGCGACGAGCCCGAGCCTGTTCGCGGTGGAGCTGATGAACGAGCCGCTGGCGCCCCGGGCGACGCTGGACAGCCTGACCAGGTACTACCGCGACGGCTACGACGCCGTGAGGAGgcactcgccggcggcgtacgtGGTGATGTCGAACCGGCTGTCGTCGGGGAACGCGACGGAGCTCCTCCAGTTCGCCGGCGGGCTCCGGGGGGCGGTCATCGACGTGCACTACTACACCATGTTCAACAGCATGTTCAGCAACTTCACCGTGCAGCAGAACATCGACTTCGTCAGGACCAacttctccggcgagctcgccgccatcACCACCCAGAACGGGCCGCTCACCTTCGTAG GAGAATGGGTTGCAGAGTGGAAGGTGCCGAACGCGACCAAGGAAGAGTACCAGAAGTATGCGGCGGCGCAGATGAGTGTGTACGGGCAGGCCACGTTTGGATGGTCCTACTGGACTGTCAAGAACGCCAACAACCACTGGGATCTGGAGTGGATGATCAAAAATGGATACATCTCGTTGAAAGGCTAG
- the LOC120697043 gene encoding D-amino-acid transaminase, chloroplastic-like → MQGEDRQVPVYASGIEVLEKLQEKWESTQRRYPAMYSSVVGGIVLDPSMMVIPIDDHMVHRGHGVFDTATISDGCLYELDSHLDRLLASASKAKIDPPFSRETMREILIQMTAASGCKDGSIKYWLSAGPGDFLLSPTGCTGPAFYAVVIAAASASGAGRRSQRNDGVKAITTAVPMKHPFFAGIKSVNYLPNALALAEAEARGAYAPVWVDEEGCVAEGPTMNVAFVTAAGDLVLPAFDRVLGGCTAKRMLALAPRLVEAGLLRGAGEARISADEARRCAEMMFVGSGLPVLPVVEWDGQPVGDGRVGKVSLALSEMLRDDMKSGPDRIPVPYS, encoded by the exons GGGAGGATCGCCAGGTGCCGGTGTACGCGTCGGGCATCGAG GTACTCGAAAAGCTTCAGGAGAAATGGGAATCCACCCAGCGACGGTACCCGGCAATGTACTCCAGTGTCGTTGGTGGCATCGTCCTTGATCCATCCATGATGGTGATCCCCATCGACGACCACATGGTCCACCGCGGCCATGGCGTCTTCGACACCGCCACCATATCTGATGG ATGCTTGTACGAACTGGATTCACACCTGGATCGGCTGCTAGCATCTGCATCcaaagcaaagatcgatccACCGTTCTCGCGAGAGACGATGCGAGAAATTCTGATCCAGATGACCGCTGCCTCCGGATGCAAGGACGGGTCGATCAAGTACTGGCTGAGCGCCGGCCCCGGCGACTTCCTGCTGTCCCCGACGGGCTGCACGGGACCCGCGTTCTACGCCGTCGTcatagccgccgcctccgcctccggcgccggccgccgctctcaGCGGAACGATGGCGTCAAGGCGATCACGACCGCCGTGCCGATGAAGCACCCGTTCTTCGCGGGGATCAAGAGCGTCAACTACCTCCCGAACGCGCTGGCgctggcggaggcggaggcgcggggcgcgTACGCGCCGGTGTGGGTCGACGAGGAAGGGTGCGTCGCGGAGGGGCCCACGATGAACGTCGCGTTCGTCACGGCGGCCGGGGACCTGGTGCTGCCGGCGTTCGACAGGGTGCTCGGCGGGTGCACGGCCAAGCGGATGCTCGCGCTGGCGCCGAGGCTGGTCGAGGCCGGCCTTCTCAGGGGTGCCGGAGAGGCGAGGATCTCCGCCGACGAGGCCAGGCGGTGCGCCGAGATGATGTTCGTCGGCAGCGGGCTGCCGGTTCTGCCGGTCGTCGAGTGGGACGGCCAGCCAGTTGGGGATG GGCGAGTTGGGAAGGTCAGTCTTGCCCTGTCTGAAATGCTCCGGGATGACATGAAGTCTGGTCCAGATAGGATTCCTGTTCCTTACAGTTAA